The genomic region CTCGCAGTAGCAGTCGTCGACCGCGTTCTCGGCGACCATCAGCCGCGTGGCGAGCATCAGGTGCTCCACGGTGGGAGCGTCCGGATGGCAGGCGACCATGTAGCGCCCCACGGAGAAGCCGTCGAACTGGTCCTCCCAGTCCTCGGGGTACAGCTCGACCTCGTCCAGCGCCCATGCCTTGATCCTGCGGCTGACCTCCTCCACCCGCGCCGGATCCGGGTCCGCCACCGGGTGGTGGTAGAGGCCCGGGATGGGGCGGCCCGCCACCGGCGCCCGCGGCGCCGGTGGAGCCGCGGGCACCTCGTTCCGGGCCAGGTGCAGGCTCGCCGTACCGAGACCACTGGGGCCCCGCAGGATCCGTTCCAGGGCGGGGCTCGGTTGCCGCACGGCGGCAGCGCCCTCCCCCACGTGTACGGGCACCTCCCCCACCGGCACGGCTCCCGCGGCGGGCGCGGGGACCGAGGCCGGACCCGGCAGGGAGAACCCGACGGGCAGCACGCCAACGGCGGCTTCGGCGCCGGATACGTCGGCATCGGCGTTGGCGTTGGCGTTGGCGTTGGCGAGAACGTGGGCCCCGAAGCGCGCCGCGGCGCCGGGCAGGCTCGACTGCAGAGGGGAAAGCCCAGGACCGGGCATCCGTAGCTCCTTGGTGAGATGGGTGGCTGTCCCGGATCCCGGGCATGCTCGACCGGCCCGGGAGGGTCCGGGCTGTCACGGCCGTCGGGCAGGCCCTCTAGTCGCGCCTGCGGGCGATCTGCACGTTCTCCAGCACGCCGAGCGCGTCGGGCACCAGGATGGCCGCGGAGTAGTACGTGGTGACCAGGTAGGAGATGATCGACCGCTCGTCGATCCCCATGAAGCGCACCGACAGGCCCGGCTCGTACTCCTCCGGCAGACCGGTCTGGTGCAGACCGATGACGCCCTGGTTGTCCGCACCGGTTCGCATGGCAATGATCGAGCTGGTGTTCTCCTTGCTGATGGGGATCTTGTTGCAGGGCAGGATCGGGACCCCGCGCCAGGCCGGGACCTGCTGCCCGCCGACGTCGACGTGGTCCGGGTAGAGCCCGCGGGCGTTGAGCTCGCGCCCGATCGCCGCGATCGTCCTGGGGTGGGCGAGGAAGAGCTTGGTGCCGCGGCGGCGGCAGAGCAGCTCGTCGAGGTCGTCCGGAGTGGGCGGGCCGGAGTGGGTCTGGATCCGCTGCTTGAAGTCGGCGTTGTGGAGCAGACCGAACTCCCGGTTGTTGACCATCTCGTGCTCTTGGCGCTCGCGCAGCGCCTCGATGGTGAGCCTGAGCTGCTCCTCGGTCTGGTTCATCGGCTCGTTGTACAGGTCCGCGACCCTCGTGTGGACCCGCAGAACGGTCTGCGCGATGGAGAGTTCGTACTCGCGCGGCTTGAGCTCGTAGTCGACGAAGGCGCCGGGCAGCTCGGCTTCACCCGTGTGGCCCGCCGACATCGCGATCTCGGCCTCGCCGTGCTTGTTCTGCCGCTGGTGGGGCAGCGCGCTGAACTCCCGGATGTGGGCCTGGAGGCTCGGCGCCGAGGCCAGCACGGCGGCGAAGTCGGCGCGCGACAGGGTGAGCAGGGTGCCGGGGGTCTCGGCGGTGGCGGTGTAGTCCCACCCGGCGGCCCCGTCCAGCAGGGCGTTCTCACCGAACCGGTCGCCGTCGGCCAGTACGGCGACGGCGACGTCGTCGCCGTACTTGCCGACGGAGGTCTGGTTGATCCGGCCGTGGGCGATCAGGTGGATGTGCTCGGAAGGGGCACCGCGCTCGACCAGCACCTCGCCGGCGCGGAAGTCGCGCTGGACGCACCGGCCGGCGAGCGCGGTCAGCACCTCCACGTCGTCGAAGCCGCGCAGCAGGGCCAGTTCGCCGAGCTCGCGGGGGATCACCCGGACGGCTGCACCGTCCTGCACGAACTCGATGCGCCCGTCGCCGACGGTGTAGCTCAAACGCCGGTTCACCCGGTAGGTGCCGCCTTTGGTCTCCACCCAGGGGAGCATCCTCAGCAGCCAGCGGGAGGTGATCTCCTGCATCTGGGGGGCGGACTTGGTCGTGGTGGCAAGGTTGCGGGCGGCCGCCGTGCCCAGGCTGGACTGCTGGGCCTGTTCCAGCTGCGCTTCCGGGCTCGTGTCAACGGTCATCGGGCGAGCTCTCCTTCGTAAGGGCGGCGATCGGCGTACGTGCGCGTCACCGGATTGAAAGAGGAAAAAGGGGGACGAACGTCAGGTAATCCGTCCAGATCCCCGGGAACACTAACGACCGGTGCACCCACTCGACCAACAGAAGCCTTCGGCATTACCTCGATGTAGTGATCTTGTGCCGTGAGGTGTTTGCATGGGTGATCGACAAGATTCAGCCAGGGCCGGGGCGTGTACGCCCGCCAGAGATTTCGCCCCGGCCGCGCTCGCCGGCTCAGCTGTTGACGAAACCGAGGCTGGTCGCGTCGTAGCGGGTGCCCGCGATCTGCTCGGCCGGGGCCGCGGCCTCGATGGCGGCGAGGTCCTCGG from Streptomyces sp. NBC_00190 harbors:
- a CDS encoding family 2B encapsulin nanocompartment shell protein — its product is MTVDTSPEAQLEQAQQSSLGTAAARNLATTTKSAPQMQEITSRWLLRMLPWVETKGGTYRVNRRLSYTVGDGRIEFVQDGAAVRVIPRELGELALLRGFDDVEVLTALAGRCVQRDFRAGEVLVERGAPSEHIHLIAHGRINQTSVGKYGDDVAVAVLADGDRFGENALLDGAAGWDYTATAETPGTLLTLSRADFAAVLASAPSLQAHIREFSALPHQRQNKHGEAEIAMSAGHTGEAELPGAFVDYELKPREYELSIAQTVLRVHTRVADLYNEPMNQTEEQLRLTIEALRERQEHEMVNNREFGLLHNADFKQRIQTHSGPPTPDDLDELLCRRRGTKLFLAHPRTIAAIGRELNARGLYPDHVDVGGQQVPAWRGVPILPCNKIPISKENTSSIIAMRTGADNQGVIGLHQTGLPEEYEPGLSVRFMGIDERSIISYLVTTYYSAAILVPDALGVLENVQIARRRD